One Sulfurimonas sp. hsl 1-7 genomic window, GACTTTGCAAAAGAGATTATGCGTATGGCAAAGCTTGATTGTAAAATAAACCCAATTGAAACAAAAGAGTATCCAACACCGGCAATGCGCCCACACTATAGTTTACTAAATAAATCAAAAATCAAACAAACATTCAATATAGAGATACCATACTGGAAAGATTCACTAGATGA contains:
- a CDS encoding sugar nucleotide-binding protein → MKGIILAGGSGTRLYPITRSVLSWYDFAKEIMRMAKLDCKINPIETKEYPTPAMRPHYSLLNKSKIKQTFNIEIPYWKDSLD